One window of Halorussus sp. MSC15.2 genomic DNA carries:
- a CDS encoding RidA family protein: MEKTVFRRENRGDDAVAATAVRTRHADHDRVQLDGVVGPGETPREQADSVLSFADKFLREYCDGRLADVTMIRHYVRADLLPEAETEIGEACRDHFDPPELPGTAMVGVSDVVGGDRAVKIEMEATIPHDRTEVEVVELPPPPGYVTSEDRTE; the protein is encoded by the coding sequence ATGGAGAAGACGGTGTTCAGACGGGAGAATCGCGGCGACGACGCGGTCGCCGCGACGGCGGTCAGAACGCGACACGCGGACCACGACCGGGTGCAGTTGGACGGCGTCGTCGGTCCTGGTGAGACTCCCAGAGAGCAGGCCGACAGCGTGCTCTCCTTCGCCGACAAGTTCCTCCGCGAGTACTGCGACGGGCGACTCGCCGACGTTACGATGATACGCCACTACGTCCGAGCGGACCTGCTTCCCGAGGCCGAGACGGAAATCGGAGAGGCCTGCCGGGACCACTTCGACCCGCCGGAACTACCGGGGACCGCGATGGTCGGCGTGAGCGACGTGGTCGGCGGTGACCGCGCCGTGAAGATAGAGATGGAGGCGACGATTCCCCACGACCGAACCGAGGTGGAAGTCGTGGAACTGCCGCCGCCACCGGGGTACGTCACCAGCGAGGACCGGACCGAGTGA
- a CDS encoding HTR-like protein, which yields MDRVPFGVSRLDDIIGGGAPPGSVVLLAGEAGAGAREFCYTAATINGLAHTDPDQFGLHYGEVSDRAAVPEGIHYVSFTASGDELRREIEFTMSERLVRAGVEAVEFADFSQEYFQLSAIPREWYTRKTQTITDLGQGSDRRGVLEALGEYLNENATGNLVVVDSLTDLARAPNEHLDWSDITLLVKGLQKASRAWDGLILVLVNQDALTDTQMGSLMGAADGTIAFEWETGGNERDRVMFVREFRGVLSRLEAEDIIRFETEIHDGGFDVSNVRKIR from the coding sequence ATGGACCGAGTTCCGTTCGGAGTCTCCCGACTCGACGACATCATCGGCGGCGGTGCCCCGCCCGGAAGCGTCGTGTTGCTCGCGGGCGAGGCCGGGGCCGGTGCCCGCGAGTTCTGCTACACCGCCGCGACCATCAACGGACTGGCCCACACCGACCCGGACCAGTTCGGACTCCACTACGGCGAGGTGTCCGACCGGGCCGCCGTGCCCGAGGGCATCCACTACGTCTCGTTCACCGCCAGCGGCGACGAACTCCGGCGGGAAATCGAGTTCACGATGAGCGAGCGACTGGTCCGCGCGGGCGTCGAAGCCGTGGAGTTCGCCGACTTCAGTCAGGAGTACTTCCAGCTCTCGGCGATTCCCCGGGAGTGGTACACCCGCAAGACGCAGACGATTACCGACCTCGGACAGGGGAGCGACCGCCGGGGCGTGCTGGAGGCGCTGGGCGAGTACCTCAACGAGAACGCCACGGGCAACCTCGTCGTGGTCGATTCGCTGACGGACCTCGCCCGCGCGCCGAACGAACACCTCGACTGGAGCGACATCACCTTGCTCGTCAAGGGACTCCAGAAGGCCTCCCGAGCGTGGGACGGCCTGATTCTCGTGCTGGTCAATCAGGACGCGCTGACCGACACCCAGATGGGGAGTCTCATGGGCGCGGCCGACGGCACCATCGCGTTCGAGTGGGAGACCGGCGGGAACGAGCGCGACCGGGTGATGTTCGTCCGGGAGTTCCGAGGCGTGTTGTCGCGGTTGGAGGCCGAGGACATCATCCGATTCGAGACCGAGATTCACGACGGCGGGTTCGACGTGAGTAACGTCCGGAAGATTCGATAA
- the mch gene encoding methenyltetrahydromethanopterin cyclohydrolase: protein MDSLNRNALELADEALDFAEELDIGARELDNGATVIDFGHEFDGGVEAGLLLAEMQTAGLATVQTRMDEVAGAPFQYVELTSDHPALALLCSQKAGWEVTTDDFEGLGSGPARALVAEEEEFARVGYEDVSEFAVLAVESDDYPTESVAEHVADLTGVEPSSVFLPSVPTASVAGSVSVASRAAEMAVFRLSELGYDPLDVVTATGSAPVAPVAGDEETAIARTNDALAYGGQVHLTVREEFDRFDEIVSTANDEYGTHFADIFESVDWDFYEVEESVFAPAQATINVVGGDTYVVGERDEDLLAESFDI from the coding sequence ATGGACAGTCTCAATCGGAACGCCTTGGAGTTGGCCGACGAGGCCCTCGACTTCGCCGAGGAGTTGGACATCGGAGCGCGAGAACTCGACAACGGCGCGACCGTCATCGACTTCGGTCACGAGTTCGACGGCGGCGTCGAGGCCGGACTCCTGCTCGCCGAGATGCAAACCGCCGGACTCGCCACCGTCCAGACCCGGATGGACGAGGTGGCCGGTGCGCCCTTCCAGTACGTGGAACTGACGAGCGACCACCCAGCGCTGGCCCTGCTCTGCTCGCAGAAGGCCGGGTGGGAGGTCACGACCGACGACTTCGAGGGTCTGGGCAGCGGCCCGGCCCGCGCGCTCGTCGCCGAAGAAGAGGAGTTCGCCCGCGTCGGGTACGAGGACGTGTCGGAGTTCGCGGTGCTGGCCGTCGAGAGCGACGACTATCCCACCGAGTCGGTCGCCGAACACGTCGCGGACCTCACCGGCGTCGAACCGAGCAGCGTCTTCCTCCCCTCGGTCCCCACCGCGAGCGTGGCCGGGAGCGTCAGCGTGGCCTCCCGCGCCGCCGAGATGGCGGTCTTCCGACTCTCGGAACTCGGCTACGACCCCCTCGACGTGGTGACCGCCACGGGGTCCGCGCCCGTCGCGCCCGTGGCCGGAGACGAGGAGACCGCCATCGCCCGGACCAACGACGCGCTGGCCTACGGCGGACAGGTCCACCTGACCGTCCGCGAGGAGTTCGACCGCTTCGACGAAATCGTCTCGACAGCGAACGACGAGTACGGCACCCACTTCGCCGACATCTTCGAGTCGGTCGACTGGGACTTCTACGAGGTCGAAGAGAGCGTCTTCGCGCCCGCGCAGGCGACCATCAACGTCGTCGGGGGCGACACCTACGTCGTCGGCGAACGCGACGAGGACCTGCTGGCCGAGAGCTTCGACATCTGA
- a CDS encoding PQQ-binding-like beta-propeller repeat protein has translation MAAAGAAFSIPKFGSIPVEATRETMVTNALSTNASRTANCTPRLESKNSEATVSNGRFGPSQSGYAPSIEGPSGENVGRKWTLDANSSKLSSPVVGNGVAFSVAYHPQAELVAVNLQTGNELWTTKPKSNGQSVVANAPPTVRGANVIAGFSNGSLHANETQTQSNGQTVTELSGRVTALRTAGEATIAGTSGKTTSIVVMNRAGTVCQEYRLKNPITKVTGLAVADGKVFYSAAGQTEGHPTFGSVGAIDVETGDVLWDVMTKGQARGVSVAGKSAFVRTTDYTLTLNAQTGEHRWHVDTHGGSWVPPTVADGTVYFGGHYEVAAIDAATGSVEWRHEMQAINPRPIVAGDAVFVAADAIAGRPGIVTSLSPSTGETKWTEEIPKRNLSTPMVTDGTLLVSAYRAAQGAPGTEQYQPSTGELIALEGRK, from the coding sequence GTGGCAGCTGCTGGAGCGGCGTTCAGTATACCGAAATTCGGATCTATTCCAGTCGAAGCGACGAGGGAGACGATGGTAACCAACGCGTTGTCAACAAACGCTTCGCGTACCGCCAACTGTACTCCCCGCCTCGAGTCGAAAAACTCCGAGGCGACGGTATCGAACGGTCGATTTGGCCCTTCTCAATCTGGATACGCTCCAAGTATTGAGGGGCCGTCCGGAGAGAACGTTGGTCGAAAGTGGACGTTAGACGCCAATTCGAGCAAGCTCTCATCACCGGTCGTCGGTAACGGCGTCGCGTTCTCGGTAGCGTACCACCCGCAAGCTGAACTCGTTGCCGTGAACCTTCAAACCGGTAACGAACTCTGGACTACTAAGCCCAAAAGCAACGGCCAGTCGGTCGTGGCGAATGCACCACCTACAGTTAGAGGTGCGAACGTCATCGCCGGATTCTCGAACGGAAGCTTACATGCGAACGAGACTCAAACCCAATCTAACGGTCAGACGGTGACGGAGTTATCCGGGCGTGTTACTGCGCTTCGGACCGCGGGTGAGGCAACCATCGCCGGTACGAGTGGGAAGACGACGTCCATCGTCGTCATGAACCGGGCTGGAACAGTCTGTCAGGAGTATCGGCTGAAAAATCCAATAACGAAAGTGACTGGTCTCGCGGTCGCGGACGGTAAGGTGTTCTACTCTGCAGCCGGACAGACCGAAGGCCACCCGACGTTCGGCTCCGTTGGCGCTATTGACGTTGAAACAGGTGATGTTTTGTGGGACGTAATGACGAAGGGACAGGCACGAGGCGTCTCAGTTGCGGGCAAGTCGGCGTTTGTTCGAACTACCGACTACACGCTCACTCTAAATGCGCAAACCGGTGAGCACCGCTGGCACGTCGATACCCACGGTGGAAGTTGGGTTCCTCCGACCGTGGCCGACGGGACTGTCTACTTCGGCGGACACTACGAAGTAGCCGCTATCGACGCGGCGACGGGGAGTGTTGAATGGCGTCACGAGATGCAGGCCATAAACCCTCGCCCAATCGTCGCAGGAGATGCGGTCTTTGTGGCAGCGGACGCTATCGCAGGTCGTCCCGGTATCGTTACCTCGTTGTCCCCTTCGACCGGGGAGACCAAATGGACGGAAGAGATTCCGAAGCGGAACTTGAGCACGCCGATGGTGACCGACGGTACGCTTCTCGTCTCGGCGTATCGGGCAGCGCAGGGTGCACCGGGAACCGAGCAGTATCAACCAAGTACTGGCGAACTTATCGCACTGGAGGGACGGAAATGA
- a CDS encoding MTH1187 family thiamine-binding protein, producing the protein MTVIALLSVAPVVEGSMSEEVAKAVAALDDFDVSYETNPMGTVIEADSTDELFAAAQAAHEAVDGDRVSTVLKIDDKRTREQRAHEKVDAVEEALGREAKREK; encoded by the coding sequence ATGACCGTAATCGCACTTCTGAGTGTGGCACCGGTAGTCGAGGGGAGCATGTCCGAGGAAGTCGCAAAGGCCGTGGCCGCGCTGGACGACTTCGACGTGTCCTACGAGACCAACCCCATGGGGACCGTCATCGAGGCCGATTCGACGGACGAACTGTTCGCCGCGGCGCAGGCCGCCCACGAGGCCGTGGACGGCGACCGCGTGAGTACCGTCCTGAAGATAGACGACAAGCGCACGCGCGAGCAACGCGCGCACGAGAAGGTCGATGCGGTCGAGGAGGCGCTGGGTCGGGAAGCCAAGCGGGAGAAGTAG
- a CDS encoding CARDB domain-containing protein, with protein MTTFDAVRADAKKPAVSVTAAGSGDAPTGVSKSIHTNGTVTFEFDADGTPGNASFVGSSLSADFTNFRTWKEAARTDSGTWTVTHDLTDLPDDGNYTLGAVAADRLWNVNLTETPVTVVLDRKAPDLGATVEKVGNEGEVTLTSDEPLRSDSVSATVQKPAGNTAEVSLARNTSADGYVWNGTFALGEDGTYNVTANASDRTGNYGTTNSTAEIRTVSTNGDKTVTVVLEKSGLFVRFTTNQSGVDSTVSLTESRSALAPLSRNLAGLNFLNGELGKNLTQHLDNATIGIPVKDSTLPPGIDETQVDISYYNSSTGDWEVRSTSVENKTVNGTTDTYWVTNVSHFSTYGAVADDQKAPSLDAKSPDGQTFDSGTTHKRVTFNYSDDISGVNASAVELYFDGERVTDADATNVTGEYATYNATNLSSDSYHATVTLEDEAGNTKNYTARFTIEQQNSGGGGGGGGGGGGNVPPPAVQETVTELNETYAKAKITSARASSGGVVSFDGGLRAGDATVRKLKVVPKSADAEPRFFVEARTSGSAPSGVAAFEGASETLGYLTVTPTYISDDELDTVGVTLGVDAARVDSPKNVALYRYDDGEWSSVQTTFLRERDGQYRYRASSAATGTFAVGVEASSFEVVEATLGASSASAGEEVTVSATVENVGSSERTYTAELTVDGEVVATKQVTLAAGERTTVEFARTFDAGEHRVAVGSASAGTLDVAAETSEGALDDGQNQGTKEGAKSSGSGVPGFGLPATLVAFLVAALLARRRES; from the coding sequence ATGACGACCTTCGACGCGGTCCGCGCGGACGCGAAGAAACCGGCGGTGTCCGTCACCGCCGCAGGGTCGGGCGACGCGCCGACCGGCGTCTCGAAGTCGATACACACGAACGGGACGGTGACGTTCGAGTTCGACGCCGACGGGACGCCCGGTAACGCGAGCTTCGTCGGGTCGTCGCTCTCGGCGGACTTCACGAACTTCCGGACGTGGAAGGAAGCGGCGCGGACCGACAGCGGGACGTGGACGGTCACGCACGACCTGACCGACCTCCCGGACGACGGGAACTACACCCTCGGAGCGGTCGCGGCCGACCGACTGTGGAACGTGAACCTCACCGAGACGCCCGTGACGGTCGTCCTCGACCGGAAAGCCCCGGACCTCGGTGCGACCGTCGAGAAGGTCGGAAACGAGGGCGAGGTGACGCTCACGAGCGACGAACCGCTCCGGTCGGACTCGGTCTCGGCGACCGTCCAGAAACCCGCCGGAAACACCGCAGAGGTCTCGCTGGCGCGGAACACGTCCGCGGACGGTTACGTGTGGAACGGGACGTTCGCGCTCGGCGAGGACGGCACGTACAACGTGACCGCGAACGCGTCCGACCGCACCGGCAACTACGGGACGACCAACTCGACCGCCGAGATACGGACGGTCAGCACGAACGGCGACAAGACCGTCACGGTCGTCCTCGAAAAGTCGGGGCTGTTCGTCCGGTTCACGACGAACCAGTCGGGCGTCGACAGCACGGTGTCGCTCACGGAGAGTCGGTCTGCGCTCGCACCGCTCTCCCGGAACCTCGCGGGACTGAACTTCCTGAACGGTGAACTTGGGAAGAACCTGACCCAGCACCTCGACAACGCCACTATCGGCATCCCGGTGAAGGACTCGACTCTCCCGCCGGGCATCGACGAGACGCAGGTGGACATAAGCTACTACAACTCGTCTACCGGCGACTGGGAGGTCCGGAGCACCTCCGTCGAGAACAAGACGGTCAACGGGACGACCGACACCTACTGGGTGACGAACGTCTCGCACTTCTCGACGTACGGTGCCGTGGCCGACGACCAGAAGGCCCCGTCGCTCGACGCCAAGTCGCCCGACGGCCAGACGTTCGATTCGGGGACCACCCACAAACGAGTGACCTTCAACTACAGCGACGACATCAGCGGCGTCAACGCGAGCGCGGTCGAACTCTACTTCGACGGCGAGCGCGTCACCGACGCCGACGCGACGAACGTCACCGGGGAGTACGCGACGTACAACGCGACCAACTTGAGTTCCGACAGTTACCACGCGACGGTTACCCTCGAAGACGAGGCCGGTAACACCAAGAACTACACCGCGAGGTTCACCATCGAGCAGCAGAACAGCGGCGGTGGTGGCGGCGGTGGCGGGGGCGGCGGCGGGAACGTGCCACCGCCGGCGGTTCAGGAGACCGTCACGGAATTGAACGAGACCTACGCCAAGGCGAAGATAACCAGTGCCAGAGCGTCGAGCGGGGGCGTCGTCTCGTTCGACGGCGGTCTGCGGGCCGGAGACGCCACCGTCCGGAAACTGAAGGTGGTCCCGAAGAGCGCCGACGCCGAACCGCGGTTCTTCGTCGAGGCGCGAACGTCCGGGTCCGCGCCGAGCGGGGTCGCGGCCTTCGAGGGAGCGAGCGAGACGCTGGGCTACCTGACGGTGACGCCCACGTACATCAGCGACGACGAACTCGACACCGTCGGGGTCACGCTCGGCGTGGACGCCGCGAGGGTGGACTCGCCGAAGAACGTCGCACTGTATCGCTACGACGACGGCGAGTGGTCGTCGGTACAGACGACGTTCCTCCGCGAGCGCGACGGGCAGTATCGGTACCGAGCGTCGAGCGCTGCCACCGGGACGTTCGCCGTCGGCGTCGAGGCGTCCTCGTTCGAGGTCGTCGAGGCGACGCTCGGCGCGTCCTCGGCGTCCGCGGGCGAGGAGGTGACCGTGTCCGCGACCGTCGAGAACGTCGGTTCGAGCGAGCGGACCTACACCGCCGAACTGACGGTGGACGGTGAGGTCGTCGCGACGAAACAGGTGACGCTCGCGGCGGGCGAGCGGACGACCGTCGAGTTCGCCCGGACGTTCGACGCGGGCGAACACCGCGTCGCCGTCGGTTCGGCGAGCGCGGGCACGCTCGACGTCGCCGCCGAAACGTCTGAAGGGGCGCTCGACGACGGCCAGAATCAGGGCACGAAGGAGGGCGCGAAGAGTTCCGGTTCCGGCGTCCCCGGATTCGGACTCCCCGCGACGCTGGTCGCGTTCCTCGTCGCGGCGCTACTCGCTCGCCGACGCGAGTCCTGA
- a CDS encoding peptidylprolyl isomerase encodes MADDLTATLHTNHGDIEVRLFDDRAPRTVENFVKLAKHDPAANDDPAPDTPTWEDPETGEVRGDALYEDVAFHRVIEDFMIQGGDPTETGRGGPGYEFEDEFHDELRHDGAGILSMANSGPDTNGSQFFITLDAQPHLDDRHAVFGEVVDGMDVVREIGSIPTDHNDNPNEDVVLESVEIHD; translated from the coding sequence ATGGCAGACGATTTGACCGCGACGCTCCACACGAATCACGGCGACATCGAGGTTCGACTGTTCGACGACCGCGCGCCCAGAACCGTCGAGAACTTCGTCAAACTGGCGAAACACGACCCCGCCGCGAACGACGACCCCGCCCCGGACACTCCCACGTGGGAGGACCCCGAGACCGGCGAGGTCCGCGGCGACGCGCTGTACGAGGACGTCGCCTTCCACCGCGTCATCGAGGACTTCATGATTCAGGGCGGCGACCCGACCGAGACCGGTCGCGGCGGCCCCGGCTACGAGTTCGAAGACGAGTTCCACGACGAACTCCGCCACGACGGCGCGGGCATCCTCTCGATGGCGAACAGCGGCCCGGACACCAACGGCTCGCAGTTCTTCATCACCCTCGACGCCCAACCGCATCTGGACGACCGCCACGCGGTGTTCGGCGAGGTCGTGGACGGGATGGACGTGGTGCGCGAAATCGGTTCGATTCCGACCGACCACAACGACAACCCCAACGAAGACGTGGTCCTCGAATCGGTCGAGATTCACGACTGA
- a CDS encoding helix-turn-helix domain-containing protein yields MSLQSESAWTRTTTDAVHTASVLTIVMSQDHNRGAVSPTHVSESDVLPVASESESLDSVFRALSDHRRRCVCHYLVRADEPMAVTELAELLAASTTEKTPAVLTPEEVEKSHAELLRIHLPKLTEAGIVEHDDGVVRLVESPSVVDCLEAAADVDLK; encoded by the coding sequence GTGTCTCTCCAATCGGAGAGCGCGTGGACGAGAACCACAACCGACGCCGTTCACACCGCGAGCGTCCTCACGATAGTTATGAGTCAAGACCACAATCGGGGGGCCGTCTCCCCAACGCACGTCTCGGAGAGCGACGTACTACCGGTCGCCAGCGAGAGCGAGTCGCTCGACTCGGTGTTCCGGGCGCTCTCGGACCACCGCCGGCGATGCGTCTGTCACTACCTCGTTCGGGCCGACGAGCCGATGGCAGTGACCGAACTCGCCGAACTGTTGGCCGCGTCCACGACCGAGAAGACCCCCGCCGTCCTCACGCCCGAGGAAGTCGAGAAGTCCCACGCCGAACTCCTCCGGATTCACCTGCCGAAACTGACGGAGGCCGGTATCGTGGAACACGACGACGGGGTCGTTCGTCTGGTCGAGTCACCGAGCGTCGTCGATTGCCTCGAAGCGGCCGCCGACGTGGACCTGAAGTGA
- a CDS encoding ABC transporter ATP-binding protein yields MADDLLRVRDLSTRFFTEDGQVNAVESVDFDVRDGEVFGIVGESGSGKSVTALSVIDLVESPGRITSGEVWYRNADLADEVRNDTPEAVDGEFVDVRRVPENVRRALRGPSFSTIFQDPMSSLNPSLTVGEQIAEAVEVQRRARSNPRTTRSRTQGFGLTDLLASTVLPSRGYVSEESRAEAIDLLEQVGIPDPAERADEYPHEFSGGMLQRAMIAQALAGEPDLLIADEPTTALDVTIQAQILDLLRDLQDETGMSIVMITHNLGVIARMCDRVGVMYAGEIVERGTLEDVFDDPVHPYTRGLLGSIPDLDDPAPRLQPIEGNVPNLYADEMEDRCYFADRCPKAMEECLDHPPEFEVGATPEESREGGGETAGSGESRDERTQTGEHGARCVLARHEYDPSRALPEDYFRSEDAPESDDESRTEEVSADD; encoded by the coding sequence ATGGCCGACGACCTCCTCCGCGTCCGGGACCTCTCGACTCGGTTCTTCACCGAGGACGGACAGGTCAACGCGGTCGAGTCCGTGGACTTCGACGTGCGCGACGGCGAGGTCTTCGGCATCGTCGGCGAGTCGGGGTCGGGCAAGAGCGTGACCGCGCTCTCAGTCATCGACCTCGTGGAGTCGCCGGGCCGCATCACCAGCGGCGAGGTCTGGTACCGAAACGCCGACCTCGCCGACGAGGTCCGGAACGACACGCCAGAGGCCGTGGACGGCGAGTTCGTGGACGTGCGCCGAGTGCCCGAGAACGTCCGGCGGGCGCTCCGCGGGCCGTCGTTCAGCACTATCTTCCAAGACCCGATGAGCAGTCTGAACCCCTCGTTGACCGTCGGCGAGCAGATAGCCGAGGCGGTCGAGGTCCAGCGCCGCGCGCGCTCGAACCCGCGGACGACTCGGTCGCGCACCCAAGGGTTCGGCCTGACCGACCTGCTCGCGAGTACGGTCCTCCCGTCTCGGGGGTACGTCAGCGAGGAGAGTCGCGCCGAGGCCATCGACCTGCTCGAACAGGTCGGCATCCCGGACCCCGCCGAGCGCGCCGACGAGTACCCCCACGAGTTCTCCGGCGGGATGCTCCAGCGCGCGATGATAGCGCAGGCGCTGGCGGGCGAACCCGACCTGCTCATCGCCGACGAACCCACCACCGCGCTCGACGTGACGATTCAGGCCCAGATTCTCGACCTCCTGCGCGACCTGCAGGACGAGACCGGGATGAGCATCGTGATGATAACTCACAACCTCGGGGTCATCGCGCGGATGTGCGACCGAGTCGGCGTGATGTACGCGGGCGAAATCGTCGAACGCGGCACGCTCGAAGACGTGTTCGACGACCCGGTCCACCCCTACACGCGGGGACTGCTCGGGTCGATTCCCGACTTGGACGACCCCGCGCCGCGCCTCCAACCCATCGAGGGCAACGTGCCGAACCTCTACGCCGACGAGATGGAGGACCGATGTTACTTCGCAGACCGCTGTCCGAAAGCGATGGAGGAGTGTCTTGACCACCCGCCGGAGTTCGAGGTTGGCGCGACTCCGGAGGAGTCGCGAGAAGGAGGCGGTGAAACCGCCGGCTCCGGCGAGTCCCGGGACGAGAGGACCCAGACCGGCGAACACGGCGCGCGGTGCGTCCTCGCCCGGCACGAGTACGACCCCTCGCGGGCGTTGCCGGAGGACTACTTCCGGAGCGAGGACGCCCCCGAGTCCGATGACGAGTCCCGGACCGAGGAGGTGAGCGCGGATGACTGA
- a CDS encoding ABC transporter permease, with translation MWPFDELAKLFWDGLKRGVSPRTVRNLRKELRQSALAKIGIVVVVAIVLVALFAPLLAPHNPTSQHLDESQLPPLGFSKTTTQTTSQMVNGSVEVVNETVTVSATPKYPLGTDSLGRDMLSRVIYGARTSLLVGLLGTVIAASVGVTVGLVAGYYGGKVDDALMRSADIMLAFPSLVLAVALVGLFGRAVVQVPDPLVELGVTPNMPETFALPGTVILVVGLVNWVWFARVARGEALSIEGQEYVKAARSVGAGDGFILRKHILPNSVTPILVLATIQIAAIILLESALSFLGFSGTSLSWGFDIAQGRDYLASSWWISTVPGIAIVLTVIGINLVGDWLRDALDPGIEGEGGGV, from the coding sequence ATGTGGCCTTTCGATGAACTCGCCAAACTGTTCTGGGACGGACTCAAGCGGGGCGTCTCTCCGCGGACCGTCCGAAATCTCCGGAAGGAACTTCGCCAGAGCGCGCTGGCGAAAATCGGTATCGTCGTCGTGGTCGCAATCGTGCTGGTGGCGCTGTTCGCGCCCCTGCTCGCACCGCACAACCCCACGAGTCAGCACCTCGACGAGTCCCAACTGCCGCCTCTCGGGTTCAGTAAGACGACGACCCAGACCACTTCACAGATGGTCAACGGGTCCGTCGAGGTCGTCAACGAGACGGTCACGGTCTCGGCGACCCCGAAGTACCCGCTCGGAACCGACTCGCTCGGCAGGGACATGCTCTCGCGGGTCATCTACGGCGCGCGGACCTCCCTGCTCGTCGGACTCCTCGGAACGGTCATCGCCGCCAGCGTCGGCGTCACAGTGGGACTGGTCGCGGGCTACTACGGCGGGAAAGTGGACGACGCGCTGATGCGGAGCGCCGACATCATGCTCGCGTTCCCGTCGCTCGTCTTGGCCGTCGCGCTGGTCGGCCTGTTCGGGAGGGCGGTCGTGCAGGTGCCCGACCCGCTCGTCGAACTCGGCGTCACGCCGAACATGCCCGAGACCTTCGCGCTGCCGGGGACGGTCATCCTCGTCGTCGGACTGGTCAACTGGGTGTGGTTCGCACGGGTCGCCCGCGGCGAGGCGCTCTCCATCGAGGGCCAAGAGTACGTCAAGGCCGCCCGCTCGGTGGGCGCTGGCGACGGGTTCATCCTTCGCAAGCACATCCTGCCCAACAGCGTGACGCCGATACTCGTGCTCGCGACCATCCAGATAGCGGCCATCATCCTGCTCGAATCCGCGCTGTCGTTCCTCGGCTTCTCGGGGACCAGCCTCTCGTGGGGCTTCGACATCGCGCAGGGCCGGGACTATCTGGCCTCCTCGTGGTGGATTTCGACGGTGCCCGGTATCGCCATCGTGCTGACGGTCATCGGCATCAACCTCGTGGGCGACTGGCTCCGTGACGCGCTCGACCCCGGCATCGAGGGCGAGGGAGGTGGCGTCTGA
- a CDS encoding ABC transporter permease, protein MSMGRFLLKRSAQGILVVWGVVTVVFGLRYITPGNPVTFVAPLDASQELRQQIATELGLNRPFYVQYFDYLWGLLQGDMGYSYIRGTEASSIIFARLPATLELAVAASIVAVVISIPLGVVSATRRHEPADYAATSFSLVGISTPNFWLGIMLVLILSVQFGLFPTSRRGIGFLPAVAMLFTEFEFSGLVTWLAHITLPAITLGTYFTALITRLTRSGMLDELGKPYVRSSRAKGLPETLVRYKHALRNTLIPVVTVLGLQLGTLIGGAVITEAVFAWPGLGTLLINAINARDWPLIQGSLIVIGTGFVVINIFVDALYAYINPQVVH, encoded by the coding sequence ATGTCGATGGGACGATTCCTGCTCAAGCGTAGCGCACAGGGTATACTGGTCGTCTGGGGCGTCGTGACCGTGGTGTTCGGGTTACGATACATCACGCCGGGTAACCCGGTGACGTTCGTCGCACCGCTCGACGCAAGTCAGGAGTTACGCCAGCAGATAGCCACGGAGTTGGGTCTGAACCGACCGTTCTACGTCCAGTACTTCGACTACCTCTGGGGCCTGTTGCAGGGCGACATGGGCTACTCCTACATCCGCGGCACCGAAGCGAGCAGCATCATCTTCGCCCGACTCCCGGCGACCCTCGAACTCGCAGTCGCCGCGAGCATCGTCGCGGTCGTCATCTCGATTCCGCTGGGCGTCGTCTCGGCCACGCGCCGACACGAACCCGCCGACTACGCGGCGACGAGTTTCTCGCTGGTCGGCATCTCGACGCCGAACTTCTGGCTCGGCATCATGCTGGTGCTGATTCTGTCGGTCCAGTTCGGCCTGTTCCCGACCAGTCGCCGCGGAATCGGGTTCCTCCCGGCGGTGGCGATGCTGTTCACCGAGTTCGAGTTCTCCGGACTCGTCACGTGGCTCGCACACATCACGCTCCCGGCGATAACCCTCGGGACGTACTTCACCGCGCTCATCACGCGCCTCACCCGGAGCGGCATGCTGGACGAACTCGGCAAGCCCTACGTCCGGTCGTCGCGCGCGAAGGGCCTGCCCGAGACGCTGGTCCGGTACAAGCACGCGCTCCGGAACACGCTGATTCCGGTCGTCACCGTGCTGGGTCTCCAACTGGGCACGCTCATCGGCGGCGCGGTCATCACCGAGGCCGTCTTCGCGTGGCCCGGACTGGGCACCCTGCTCATCAACGCCATCAACGCCCGCGACTGGCCGCTGATTCAGGGGTCGCTCATCGTCATCGGCACCGGATTCGTCGTCATCAACATCTTCGTGGACGCGCTGTACGCCTACATCAACCCGCAGGTGGTTCACTAA